The following are encoded together in the Phycisphaerae bacterium genome:
- a CDS encoding DUF2905 domain-containing protein translates to MGKTLLLVGLLIAAVGLVLWLVSKTSLGHLPGDIVIERENFKFAFPITTSILISVILTLLLWVISRLRH, encoded by the coding sequence ATGGGCAAAACCCTGCTCCTCGTCGGCCTGCTCATCGCAGCCGTCGGGCTCGTCCTGTGGCTCGTCTCAAAAACCTCGCTCGGCCACCTGCCCGGCGATATCGTCATCGAACGCGAAAACTTCAAATTTGCTTTTCCCATCACAACCAGTATTCTGATTTCAGTGATCCTGACGTTGCTGCTGTGGGTAATCAGCCGGTTGCGACACTGA
- a CDS encoding leucyl/phenylalanyl-tRNA--protein transferase, giving the protein MASKHNNPTGDRRGIQLDPDTVLWGYRHGVFPMGDERSDQILWFSPDPRAVIDLDDFHVPRTLRQIIRQGKFQITLNRCFDRVIQSCADRQPTWITPAIVEAYSDLHRRQLAHSVEAWCDGELAGGLYGVTLGAAFFGESMFHKVTDASKIALVALVRQLQHRQFTLLDIQYITRHLARFGAYTIPRSEYLKRLEQALATEPVFAPEGQSHIGLLA; this is encoded by the coding sequence ATGGCCTCTAAACATAACAACCCGACCGGCGACCGCCGCGGAATACAACTCGATCCCGACACCGTCCTGTGGGGATACCGGCACGGCGTCTTTCCCATGGGCGATGAACGCAGCGACCAGATCCTCTGGTTCAGTCCCGACCCGCGGGCCGTCATCGACCTCGACGACTTCCACGTGCCGCGCACCCTCCGCCAGATCATCCGACAGGGCAAATTCCAGATCACCCTCAACCGCTGCTTCGACCGGGTCATCCAGAGCTGCGCCGACCGCCAGCCTACCTGGATCACCCCCGCCATCGTCGAAGCCTACTCCGATCTCCACCGCCGCCAACTCGCCCACAGCGTCGAAGCCTGGTGCGACGGCGAACTCGCCGGCGGACTCTACGGCGTCACCCTCGGCGCCGCCTTCTTCGGCGAATCCATGTTCCACAAGGTCACCGACGCCTCAAAGATCGCCCTCGTCGCCCTCGTCCGCCAGCTCCAGCACCGCCAGTTCACCCTCCTCGACATCCAGTATATCACCCGCCACCTCGCCCGATTCGGCGCCTACACCATCCCGCGAAGCGAATACCTCAAACGCCTGGAACAGGCCCTCGCGACCGAACCCGTCTTCGCCCCCGAAGGCCAGTCCCATATCGGCCTCTTGGCCTGA
- a CDS encoding GntR family transcriptional regulator — translation MAAVDAAEAVSYHTAMASLYQRVFAEVRERIRDGRWKAGDRIPPEPELCRQFEVSRSTIRQAVEMLIREGLLQRRQGVGTFVLDRSGPRRSVGLSDFTVQVLQGQLRIERKLIDSRLMAADEEVAARLGIATGSRVRVVQRLDTDSGQPLSTDRCIIPWPLADRLTDFDFASPLFVLRWEQAQGIKVAAIEQSISAEPADGQDRHYLTPPDHAWVLVLTERFMNGRDEPLGLVITRYRGDACRFTARVTRRQIGL, via the coding sequence TTGGCCGCGGTTGACGCGGCGGAGGCGGTTTCTTACCATACGGCCATGGCAAGCCTTTATCAGCGTGTATTTGCGGAAGTTCGGGAGCGGATCCGGGACGGCCGGTGGAAGGCGGGCGACCGGATTCCGCCGGAGCCGGAGCTGTGCCGGCAGTTTGAGGTCTCGCGGAGCACGATTCGTCAGGCGGTGGAGATGCTGATTCGGGAGGGTCTGCTGCAGCGGCGGCAGGGGGTTGGGACGTTCGTGCTGGACCGGTCGGGTCCGCGGCGGTCGGTGGGGTTGTCGGATTTCACGGTTCAGGTGCTGCAGGGGCAGTTGCGGATCGAGCGGAAGCTGATCGACAGCCGATTGATGGCGGCGGATGAGGAGGTCGCGGCCAGATTAGGGATCGCGACGGGGTCTCGGGTTCGGGTGGTTCAGCGGCTCGATACGGATTCGGGTCAGCCGCTCTCGACGGACCGGTGCATCATACCATGGCCGCTGGCGGACCGGTTGACGGATTTCGATTTTGCCTCGCCGCTGTTCGTATTGCGGTGGGAGCAGGCGCAGGGGATCAAGGTGGCGGCGATCGAGCAGAGCATTTCGGCGGAGCCGGCGGACGGTCAGGACCGGCATTATCTGACGCCTCCGGATCACGCGTGGGTGTTGGTGCTGACCGAGCGTTTCATGAACGGGAGGGACGAGCCGCTGGGATTGGTGATCACGCGGTATCGCGGGGACGCGTGCCGGTTTACCGCGCGGGTGACGCGTCGGCAGATCGGGCTCTAG
- a CDS encoding pyruvate, phosphate dikinase, whose product MAKQDKMVYFFGPGKGDGKAEMKNLLGGKGANLAEMANLGVPVPPGFTITTDVCTHFMKSKNKFPQGLDKQVDQAMAKVEREMKLKFGDPNKPLLVSVRSGARSSMPGMMETVLNVGLTTKTREGLIKMTNNPRFVYDAHRRLIQMYSDVVMEKSEGIEPKEGMGIRQQLERELNKMKRERGVKNDVDLTADDLKELIDIYKAKVKQVLGKEFPDDAQEQLWGGIRAVFLSWNGKRAIAYRRIEKIPDEWGTAVNVQTMVFGNMGDDSGTGVGFTRNPATGENVFYGEWLPNAQGEDVVAGIRTPLPINEAGKTDETRSLPSLEKTMPKAYKELDGIQKKLEKHYRDMLDIEFTIQQDRLWMLQCRVGKRNGPAAVRMAVEMLKQKLIDRETAVLRVTPSQLDELLHPILDPKAELKADRLATGLPAGPGGATGQVVFTADDAVAWAKKGKNVILVREETNPEDVEGMRAARGILTARGGMTSHAALVARGWGKCCIVGAGKIEIDAHAKTMRVEGSDVVIREGDTISLNGSKGAIYQGEMPMVKAAEENPFFNAFMTICDQVRTLGVRTNADTPDDARKALSFGAEGIGLFRTEHMFYGEGSDEPLFKLRKMIMSSTVDERRAALDELFPFVKKDIKATLEAMAGKPVTIRLLDPPLHEFVPHSKERQRELADALKIDLNELQKRIDGLHENNPMMGHRGVRLGVTYPEVTEMQVRAILEAAAELTKAGKKVMPEIMVPVVAEANELTTQKDIVDRVHKEVCAKIGVRKVAHMVGTMIEIPRAALTAGKIAETAEFFSFGTNDLTQMSFGFSRDDIGGFLPDYLEDKILPDDPFQTVDQQGVGELIQIGIERGRNARPNLKVGICGEHGGDPDSVEFCHKVGMNYVSCSPFRVPIARHAAARAVAKEKAAGQKPAKPKATKAKKAKARR is encoded by the coding sequence ATGGCTAAACAAGACAAAATGGTGTACTTCTTCGGCCCGGGCAAAGGCGACGGCAAGGCCGAAATGAAGAATCTCCTCGGCGGAAAGGGCGCCAACCTCGCCGAGATGGCCAACCTCGGCGTCCCCGTCCCCCCCGGATTCACCATCACCACCGACGTCTGCACCCACTTCATGAAGAGCAAGAACAAGTTCCCACAGGGACTCGACAAGCAGGTCGATCAGGCCATGGCCAAGGTCGAACGCGAAATGAAACTCAAGTTCGGCGACCCGAACAAACCCCTCCTCGTCTCCGTCCGCTCCGGCGCCCGAAGCTCCATGCCCGGCATGATGGAAACCGTCCTCAACGTGGGCCTGACCACCAAGACCCGTGAAGGCCTCATCAAGATGACCAACAACCCCCGGTTCGTCTATGACGCCCACCGCCGGCTCATCCAGATGTACAGCGACGTCGTCATGGAAAAATCCGAAGGCATCGAGCCCAAGGAAGGCATGGGCATCCGCCAGCAGCTCGAACGCGAACTCAACAAAATGAAACGCGAACGAGGCGTCAAGAACGACGTCGACCTGACCGCCGACGACCTCAAGGAACTCATCGATATCTACAAGGCCAAGGTCAAGCAAGTCCTCGGCAAGGAATTCCCCGACGATGCCCAGGAACAGCTCTGGGGCGGCATCCGAGCCGTCTTCCTCAGCTGGAACGGCAAGCGGGCCATCGCCTACCGCCGCATCGAAAAAATCCCCGACGAGTGGGGCACCGCCGTCAACGTCCAGACCATGGTCTTCGGGAACATGGGCGACGACAGCGGCACCGGCGTCGGTTTCACCCGAAACCCCGCCACCGGCGAGAACGTCTTCTACGGCGAATGGCTCCCCAATGCCCAGGGCGAGGACGTCGTCGCCGGCATCCGCACCCCGCTGCCCATCAACGAGGCCGGCAAGACCGATGAAACCCGCAGCCTCCCGTCCCTCGAAAAAACGATGCCCAAGGCCTACAAGGAACTCGACGGCATCCAGAAAAAACTCGAAAAACACTACCGCGACATGCTCGACATCGAGTTCACCATCCAGCAGGACCGCCTCTGGATGCTCCAGTGCCGCGTCGGCAAGCGAAACGGCCCCGCCGCCGTCCGCATGGCCGTCGAAATGCTCAAGCAGAAGCTGATCGACCGCGAGACCGCCGTCCTGCGTGTCACGCCCTCCCAGCTCGATGAGCTCCTCCACCCGATCCTCGACCCCAAGGCCGAACTCAAAGCCGATAGGCTCGCCACCGGACTGCCCGCCGGGCCCGGCGGAGCCACCGGACAGGTCGTCTTCACCGCCGACGACGCCGTCGCCTGGGCCAAGAAGGGCAAGAACGTCATCCTCGTCCGTGAAGAAACCAACCCCGAAGACGTCGAAGGCATGCGCGCCGCCAGGGGCATCCTCACCGCTCGCGGTGGCATGACCAGCCACGCCGCCCTCGTCGCCCGCGGTTGGGGCAAGTGCTGCATCGTCGGCGCCGGCAAGATCGAAATCGACGCCCACGCCAAGACCATGCGGGTCGAAGGTTCCGACGTCGTCATCCGCGAAGGCGATACCATCAGCCTCAACGGATCAAAGGGCGCGATCTACCAGGGCGAAATGCCCATGGTCAAAGCCGCTGAGGAAAACCCCTTCTTCAACGCCTTCATGACCATCTGCGACCAGGTCCGCACCCTCGGCGTCCGCACCAATGCCGACACCCCGGATGACGCCCGCAAGGCCCTCTCCTTCGGGGCCGAGGGCATCGGCCTCTTCCGCACCGAACACATGTTCTACGGCGAAGGCAGCGACGAACCGCTCTTCAAGCTCCGCAAGATGATCATGTCGAGCACCGTCGATGAACGCCGCGCCGCCCTCGACGAACTCTTCCCGTTCGTCAAGAAGGACATCAAGGCCACCCTCGAGGCCATGGCCGGCAAGCCCGTCACCATCCGCCTCCTCGACCCGCCGCTTCACGAGTTCGTCCCGCACTCCAAGGAGCGCCAGCGCGAACTCGCCGACGCACTCAAGATCGACCTCAATGAGCTTCAGAAGCGGATCGACGGTCTCCACGAGAACAACCCCATGATGGGTCACCGCGGCGTCCGTCTCGGCGTCACCTATCCCGAAGTCACCGAGATGCAGGTCCGGGCCATCCTCGAAGCCGCCGCCGAACTGACCAAGGCCGGCAAGAAGGTCATGCCCGAAATCATGGTCCCGGTCGTCGCCGAGGCCAACGAGCTGACCACCCAGAAGGACATCGTCGATCGCGTCCATAAGGAAGTCTGCGCCAAAATCGGCGTCAGGAAGGTCGCCCACATGGTCGGCACCATGATCGAGATCCCCCGAGCGGCACTCACCGCCGGCAAGATCGCCGAAACCGCTGAGTTCTTCAGCTTCGGCACCAATGACCTCACGCAGATGAGCTTCGGCTTCTCCCGCGACGACATCGGCGGCTTCCTGCCCGATTACCTCGAAGACAAGATCCTGCCCGATGACCCCTTCCAGACCGTCGATCAGCAGGGCGTCGGCGAACTCATCCAGATCGGCATCGAACGCGGCCGCAATGCCCGGCCCAACCTCAAGGTCGGTATCTGCGGCGAACACGGCGGCGACCCCGACAGCGTCGAGTTCTGCCATAAGGTCGGCATGAACTACGTATCCTGCTCGCCGTTCCGCGTCCCGATCGCCCGCCACGCCGCCGCTCGCGCCGTGGCCAAGGAAAAGGCCGCCGGTCAGAAGCCCGCCAAGCCCAAGGCGACCAAGGCCAAGAAGGCCAAGGCCCGACGCTAA
- a CDS encoding ATP-binding cassette domain-containing protein, with protein sequence MTVVRVDQLTKSFRVPAKEAGLLPTLRHFLRRQYRTVEAVKEVSFTIEPGEFVGFLGPNGAGKTTTLKMLTGLIHPTAGSVEVAGHVPFRRRPEFLNRITLVMGQKQQLIWDLPALDSLKINAAVYEIPEPDFRSRLAELSEMLDLNAQLTQPVRKLSLGERMKAELLAALLHRPSVLFLDEPTLGLDVNAQAAVRNFLREYNRRHHATVLLTSHYMADITALCPRVLLIHRGQLIYDGSIAGIIDRFAPYREIKIELDAPIPHDLLQRYGEVRSVQDRMAQIIVRRDELTAVVSRLLNEQKVCDLTVTDPPIDDIIGRLFKEGIVA encoded by the coding sequence ATGACCGTCGTGCGGGTCGACCAACTGACCAAGTCGTTCCGGGTGCCGGCCAAGGAGGCCGGCCTCCTTCCCACCCTGCGCCACTTCCTCCGCCGCCAGTACCGCACCGTCGAAGCCGTCAAGGAAGTCTCCTTCACCATCGAACCCGGCGAGTTCGTCGGATTCCTCGGACCAAACGGCGCCGGAAAAACCACCACCCTCAAAATGCTCACCGGCCTCATACACCCCACCGCCGGCTCCGTCGAAGTCGCCGGACACGTCCCCTTCCGACGACGTCCCGAATTCCTCAACCGCATCACCCTCGTCATGGGCCAGAAACAACAGCTCATCTGGGACCTGCCCGCCCTCGACTCCCTCAAAATCAACGCCGCCGTCTACGAAATCCCCGAACCCGACTTCCGCAGCCGACTCGCCGAACTCTCCGAAATGCTCGACCTCAACGCCCAGCTCACCCAGCCCGTCCGAAAACTCTCACTCGGCGAACGCATGAAAGCCGAACTCCTCGCCGCCCTCCTCCACCGGCCAAGCGTCCTCTTCCTCGACGAACCCACCCTCGGCCTCGACGTCAACGCCCAAGCCGCCGTCCGCAATTTCCTCCGCGAATACAACCGACGACACCACGCCACCGTCCTGCTCACCAGCCACTACATGGCCGACATCACCGCCCTCTGCCCGCGCGTCCTCCTCATCCACCGCGGCCAGCTCATCTACGACGGCTCCATCGCCGGCATCATCGACCGCTTCGCCCCCTACCGCGAAATCAAAATCGAACTCGACGCGCCAATCCCCCACGACCTACTCCAACGTTACGGCGAGGTCCGCAGCGTCCAGGACCGCATGGCCCAGATCATCGTCCGACGCGACGAACTCACCGCCGTCGTCTCCCGCCTCCTGAACGAACAGAAGGTCTGCGACCTGACCGTTACCGATCCGCCCATCGACGACATCATCGGCCGCCTCTTCAAGGAGGGCATCGTCGCATGA
- a CDS encoding multidrug ABC transporter permease produces the protein MRAALRKWRTLLAVHYAYMLEYRAEIFLWALTGILPFILMGVWMQAGEQGQFPLSSIQFAQYFLAVFVVRQFTGVWVIWEFEYEVVQGRLSPWLLQPLDPIWRYLARHGGERLARLPFLIVIVALFFLLYPQALWTPKSSAIALGLAAIVAAFALRFAIQYTFAMLAFWTERAHATEDLFFLFFLFLSGYVAPLEVFPDIVRQITIFTPFPYMVYFPARLLLGQETHVLRGFAVTFVWTAVFILLNRWAWRKGLKRYSAMGA, from the coding sequence ATGAGGGCCGCCCTCCGAAAATGGCGCACGCTCCTGGCCGTCCACTACGCCTACATGCTCGAATACCGCGCCGAAATCTTCCTCTGGGCCCTCACCGGAATCCTCCCCTTCATCCTCATGGGCGTCTGGATGCAGGCCGGCGAACAGGGCCAATTCCCCCTCTCCTCCATCCAGTTCGCCCAATACTTCCTCGCCGTCTTCGTCGTCCGCCAGTTCACCGGCGTCTGGGTCATCTGGGAGTTCGAATACGAGGTCGTCCAGGGCCGACTCTCGCCCTGGCTCCTCCAGCCGCTCGATCCCATCTGGCGATACCTCGCCCGCCACGGCGGTGAGCGCCTCGCCCGACTGCCCTTCCTGATCGTCATCGTCGCCCTCTTCTTCCTGCTCTACCCTCAGGCCCTCTGGACCCCCAAATCCTCCGCCATCGCCCTGGGCCTTGCCGCCATCGTCGCCGCCTTCGCCCTCCGCTTCGCCATCCAGTACACCTTCGCCATGCTCGCCTTCTGGACCGAACGCGCCCACGCCACCGAAGACCTGTTCTTCCTCTTCTTCCTCTTCCTCTCCGGCTACGTCGCTCCGCTCGAGGTCTTCCCCGACATCGTCCGCCAGATCACCATCTTCACCCCCTTCCCCTACATGGTCTACTTCCCAGCCCGCCTCCTCCTCGGCCAGGAAACCCACGTCCTCCGAGGCTTCGCCGTTACCTTCGTCTGGACCGCTGTGTTCATCCTCCTTAACCGATGGGCCTGGCGAAAGGGCCTCAAACGCTACTCCGCCATGGGAGCCTGA
- a CDS encoding ABC transporter permease → MRRYLKVLRLFWSTALAAEMEYRINFLLAAVTSIGGMTGSIFALFLFYRVGHQLGGWTWSQALIVLGVFTILDGFASTYLSPNLNQIVEHVQEGTLDFVLLKPLDSQFWLSWRNFSPWGLTDVAVGTALILYAGSIENLSAVNYLAGLLPLAMAVTILYSLWFILAATSIWFVKIYNVTQVLRSLVDAGRFPIVAYPVAYRVFFTFVLPVAFLTTVPAQAMLGQAALATYLLAAAIAALLLAVARLFWKFALRYYTSASS, encoded by the coding sequence ATCCGACGATACCTCAAAGTGCTCCGCCTCTTCTGGTCCACCGCCCTCGCCGCCGAAATGGAATACCGCATCAACTTCCTCCTCGCCGCCGTCACCTCCATCGGCGGAATGACCGGCAGCATCTTCGCCCTCTTCCTCTTCTACCGCGTCGGACACCAGCTCGGCGGATGGACCTGGTCCCAGGCCCTCATCGTCCTCGGCGTCTTCACCATCCTCGACGGCTTCGCCTCCACCTACCTCTCCCCCAACCTCAACCAGATCGTCGAACACGTCCAGGAAGGCACCCTCGACTTTGTCCTCCTCAAACCCCTCGACAGCCAGTTCTGGCTCTCCTGGCGCAACTTCTCCCCGTGGGGCCTCACCGACGTGGCCGTCGGAACCGCCCTCATCCTCTACGCCGGCTCCATCGAAAACCTCTCAGCCGTCAACTACCTGGCCGGCCTCCTGCCCCTGGCCATGGCCGTGACCATCCTCTACTCCCTCTGGTTCATCCTCGCCGCCACCAGCATCTGGTTCGTCAAAATCTACAACGTCACCCAGGTCCTCCGAAGCCTCGTCGACGCCGGCCGCTTTCCCATCGTCGCCTATCCCGTCGCCTACCGCGTCTTCTTCACCTTCGTCCTGCCCGTCGCCTTCCTCACCACCGTGCCCGCACAGGCCATGCTCGGCCAAGCCGCACTCGCCACCTACCTCCTCGCCGCCGCCATCGCCGCCCTCCTGCTCGCCGTCGCCCGACTCTTCTGGAAATTCGCCCTCCGATACTACACCAGCGCCTCAAGCTGA
- a CDS encoding helix-turn-helix transcriptional regulator, which yields MDMPTNNLREYREQMGIELMDLASLSDVPVPIVRAAEEFGYDPDAEEKGRIARALGLAVLDIWPDSSVEEAPRRRRSLARKG from the coding sequence ATGGACATGCCGACGAATAACCTGCGGGAATACCGAGAGCAGATGGGGATAGAGCTGATGGATCTGGCGTCGTTGAGCGACGTGCCGGTTCCGATTGTGCGTGCGGCGGAGGAATTCGGCTATGATCCGGACGCCGAGGAGAAGGGGCGGATCGCCCGGGCGTTGGGTCTGGCGGTGTTGGACATCTGGCCGGATTCGTCGGTTGAGGAGGCGCCGCGGCGACGGCGTTCGCTTGCGCGGAAGGGCTGA
- a CDS encoding HPF/RaiA family ribosome-associated protein yields the protein MRLFMRVKGEDDAEFRDRVRARLRLSLSRFVRRVDKVSVRLTDVNGPKGGMDQECVLTVNLASGETVVAKATDRSRDVAVSQAAERAFRRLRTLKGARLAARYDGR from the coding sequence ATGCGGTTATTCATGCGGGTCAAGGGCGAGGATGACGCGGAGTTTCGGGATCGGGTTCGGGCGCGTCTTCGGTTGTCGCTGAGCCGTTTTGTGCGTCGGGTGGACAAGGTGTCGGTTCGGCTGACGGACGTGAACGGTCCGAAGGGCGGGATGGATCAGGAATGTGTTCTGACGGTGAATTTGGCATCAGGAGAGACTGTGGTCGCCAAGGCCACGGACCGGAGTCGGGACGTGGCGGTGAGCCAGGCGGCTGAACGGGCGTTTCGGCGTCTGCGGACGCTCAAGGGCGCCCGTCTGGCCGCCCGCTATGACGGGCGTTGA
- the nhaR gene encoding transcriptional activator NhaR, translating to MKWLNYHHLLYFWTVAREGTIVRAAEKLLLAQPTITTQIRRLERAVGHKLFERRGRNLHLTEMGRAVYQYADEIFSLGEELIDFVNARPTQRPWQFTVGIDDILPKLIVCRLLSPVLALPEPVQIVCREDNMNHLLADLAINEVDMILSDTPITPTVKVRGYNHLLGQCGTSFLATPDLARQYRRNFPRSLHAAPMLLPMENTSHRKALDQFLGAEELRPAVRGEFDDDGLLQVFGRMGAGVFPIPTLIEPDLLRLYDLKVVGRLDNVTMSFYAISGERKLRHPAVLAVSQAARNVLSSE from the coding sequence ATGAAATGGCTCAACTACCACCACCTGCTGTACTTCTGGACCGTCGCACGCGAAGGCACCATCGTCCGGGCGGCCGAAAAACTCCTCCTCGCCCAGCCGACCATCACCACCCAGATCCGACGACTCGAACGGGCCGTCGGACACAAACTCTTCGAACGCCGCGGACGAAACCTCCACCTCACCGAAATGGGACGCGCCGTCTACCAGTACGCCGATGAAATCTTCTCCCTCGGCGAGGAACTCATCGACTTCGTCAACGCCCGACCCACCCAAAGGCCATGGCAATTCACCGTCGGAATCGACGACATCCTCCCCAAACTCATCGTCTGCCGGCTCCTCTCTCCCGTCCTCGCCCTCCCCGAACCCGTCCAGATCGTCTGCCGCGAAGACAACATGAACCACCTCCTCGCCGACCTCGCCATCAACGAGGTCGACATGATCCTCTCCGACACCCCCATCACCCCCACCGTCAAGGTCCGCGGATACAACCATCTCCTCGGGCAGTGCGGAACCTCCTTTCTCGCCACCCCGGACCTCGCACGACAATATCGGCGAAACTTCCCCCGCTCCCTCCACGCAGCCCCCATGCTCCTGCCCATGGAAAACACCAGCCACCGCAAAGCCCTCGATCAGTTTCTCGGAGCCGAGGAACTCCGCCCCGCCGTCCGTGGTGAGTTCGACGACGATGGACTCCTCCAGGTCTTCGGACGCATGGGCGCCGGAGTCTTCCCCATCCCCACCCTTATCGAACCCGACCTCCTCCGTCTCTACGACCTGAAGGTCGTCGGCCGGCTGGACAACGTCACCATGAGCTTCTACGCCATCTCCGGAGAACGTAAACTCAGACATCCCGCCGTGCTCGCCGTATCCCAAGCCGCCCGCAACGTCCTCTCCTCCGAATGA
- a CDS encoding exo-alpha-sialidase, with protein MAETAKRYPHETEAVGGTAADRARNAALLGGYEYERYVEALTGYTGQDLQRVGFVAWKPAVRVRVGDRGNYKAGMIQRKDGGLVAAVCRDNNDPDRAKRRFGIFVYESADRGESWREIGETPLYGKEPMLVGLPSGRLVMTAQGGVVGAGGERKPDEQTLAWSDDGGRSWTSSVYRSWDYPRQAVVEEDGGLLVVTAKKPEWGGEPNGSSHLQLGRSRDGGETWEFSEGRIDWDYTWFGEVGAVRLRDGRLLAALRRQLPETTGEGFEDTVITESTDGGRTWARPWSLTGNAHVHAYLTELRDGRLLCTYSNYHVPFGVSAIVSEDGGRTWDRDRTIRLHTSNGYWVGWAVTLELKGGELITSYAATTYREEAPRHVTCEAVRWRL; from the coding sequence ATGGCGGAGACGGCGAAGCGTTATCCTCACGAGACGGAGGCGGTGGGTGGGACGGCGGCGGATCGGGCGCGGAATGCGGCGCTGCTGGGCGGGTACGAGTATGAGAGGTACGTCGAGGCGCTGACCGGGTATACGGGTCAGGACCTCCAGCGGGTGGGGTTTGTGGCGTGGAAGCCGGCGGTCCGGGTTCGGGTGGGGGATCGCGGGAACTACAAGGCGGGAATGATCCAGCGGAAGGATGGGGGGTTGGTGGCGGCGGTCTGTCGGGACAACAACGATCCGGACCGGGCCAAGCGGCGGTTCGGGATATTCGTTTACGAGTCGGCGGATCGCGGTGAGAGCTGGCGGGAGATCGGCGAGACGCCGCTGTACGGGAAGGAGCCGATGCTGGTGGGTTTGCCGAGCGGGCGGCTGGTGATGACGGCGCAAGGCGGCGTGGTGGGCGCCGGCGGCGAGCGGAAGCCGGATGAGCAGACGCTGGCGTGGTCGGACGACGGCGGGCGGAGCTGGACCAGTTCGGTGTACAGGTCGTGGGACTATCCGCGTCAGGCGGTGGTGGAGGAGGACGGGGGGCTGCTGGTGGTGACGGCGAAGAAGCCGGAGTGGGGCGGCGAGCCGAACGGCAGCAGCCATCTGCAGTTGGGCCGGTCGCGGGACGGCGGGGAGACGTGGGAGTTTTCGGAAGGGCGGATTGACTGGGATTACACGTGGTTTGGTGAGGTGGGCGCGGTGCGGCTGAGGGACGGTCGGCTGTTGGCGGCGTTGCGACGGCAGTTGCCGGAGACGACGGGTGAGGGGTTTGAGGACACGGTGATTACCGAGTCGACGGACGGCGGGCGGACGTGGGCGCGGCCGTGGAGCTTGACCGGCAATGCGCACGTGCACGCGTATCTGACCGAGCTTCGGGACGGGCGGCTGTTGTGTACGTATTCGAACTATCACGTGCCGTTCGGCGTATCGGCGATCGTGAGTGAGGACGGCGGTCGGACGTGGGATCGCGATCGGACGATCCGGCTGCACACGTCGAACGGCTATTGGGTCGGCTGGGCGGTGACGCTGGAGTTGAAGGGCGGCGAGCTTATTACCAGTTATGCAGCCACGACGTATCGCGAGGAGGCGCCGCGGCACGTGACGTGCGAAGCGGTGCGGTGGCGTCTGTAG